Proteins encoded within one genomic window of Flavobacterium oreochromis:
- a CDS encoding NAD-dependent epimerase/dehydratase family protein — protein MVKEVLQGKKILFLSVSFFSYEKIIKDRLTSLGANVFFYDERVSNSILAKGLIRFNRNLYKHQIDTYYKKIISKIENERFDYFLVIKGEAIPLFFLEKVKALNPEIKSIYYNFDSFVNNPNGLLNLDYFDMKFTFDRSDAIKYNLHFRPLFFSNEYEELYNNSKDNMLSSFEYASLFIGSAHTDRYLISEKVSNWCKQKSLKYYSFYFSPSKLVFYFKKRFDRSFKDFDINKVSFNSLSHNQIINLYSKTLSILDINHPSQVGLTMRTFEVLGSGKKLITTNADIINYPFYNPNNILIINRKNIIINEDFFKENFVALEDTDRRMMSLDGWLDCLFNMQQDEYWYGKKSKLAIFGTNGFVGKNIVSLLTNTVYNVNLREAHWEEMIPIDSDVFINCIGKAHDHKGTVSEQDFFESNYQVVKKIYNAFLHSNAQLLIHISSIAVVEEIVSDDFLTENSNLNHTSIYARSKYEGEKFLLTQKIPEGKKIIILRPPMIHGPGDKGSLSLLYKFIRKRMPYPLLVFNNRRSFIAIDNFCFFIQKIIDNKASISGGIYHVADDQPVATNQIVDIIKENKGIKSKDFKIPKWIIFTIAKLGDYVPIPLNSLRLKKMTSTLLVSNQKIKKELNIKKLPITAQEALVKTIKSFN, from the coding sequence ATGGTAAAGGAAGTTTTACAAGGGAAAAAAATCTTGTTTTTATCTGTAAGTTTCTTTAGTTATGAAAAAATAATAAAGGATAGACTTACTAGTTTAGGGGCAAATGTTTTTTTTTATGACGAAAGAGTTTCAAACTCTATCTTAGCAAAAGGGTTGATACGTTTTAATAGAAATTTATACAAACATCAAATCGATACCTATTATAAAAAAATTATTTCAAAAATTGAAAATGAAAGGTTTGACTATTTTTTAGTAATTAAAGGTGAAGCAATTCCATTATTTTTTTTAGAAAAAGTAAAAGCATTAAACCCTGAAATTAAATCGATTTATTATAATTTCGACTCATTTGTTAATAATCCTAATGGTTTATTGAATTTAGATTATTTTGATATGAAGTTTACATTTGATAGATCAGATGCTATAAAATATAATTTACATTTTAGACCCTTGTTCTTTTCTAACGAATATGAAGAATTATATAATAATTCAAAAGATAATATGCTTTCTTCTTTTGAATACGCTTCTTTATTTATTGGATCAGCACACACTGATAGATATTTAATTAGTGAAAAAGTAAGTAATTGGTGTAAACAAAAGAGTTTAAAATATTATTCGTTTTATTTTTCACCTAGCAAATTAGTGTTTTATTTTAAAAAGAGGTTTGATCGTTCGTTTAAAGATTTTGACATAAATAAAGTGTCTTTTAATAGTTTAAGTCATAACCAGATAATTAATTTGTATAGCAAAACTTTGTCTATTTTAGATATTAACCATCCATCACAAGTAGGTTTAACTATGCGTACTTTTGAGGTATTAGGATCTGGAAAAAAATTAATTACTACAAATGCTGATATAATTAATTATCCTTTTTATAATCCTAATAATATATTAATTATAAATAGAAAAAATATAATCATTAATGAAGATTTTTTTAAAGAAAACTTTGTAGCTCTAGAGGATACTGATCGTAGGATGATGTCTTTAGACGGATGGTTAGATTGCTTATTTAATATGCAACAAGATGAATATTGGTACGGAAAAAAAAGTAAACTTGCCATTTTTGGGACAAATGGTTTTGTAGGAAAAAATATTGTTTCTCTTTTAACAAACACGGTTTATAATGTGAATTTAAGAGAAGCCCATTGGGAAGAAATGATACCAATAGATTCAGATGTCTTTATTAACTGTATTGGAAAAGCACATGATCATAAAGGAACAGTATCAGAACAAGATTTTTTTGAATCAAACTATCAAGTGGTGAAAAAAATTTACAATGCCTTCTTACATAGTAATGCTCAATTATTGATACATATTAGCTCAATAGCTGTGGTAGAGGAAATCGTTTCAGATGATTTTTTAACTGAAAATTCAAATCTAAACCATACTTCTATATATGCACGTTCTAAATATGAAGGTGAAAAATTTTTATTAACTCAAAAAATACCTGAAGGGAAAAAAATAATAATTTTGCGGCCACCTATGATACATGGTCCTGGAGACAAAGGTAGTTTAAGTTTGTTGTATAAGTTTATCAGAAAAAGAATGCCTTATCCTTTATTAGTCTTTAATAATAGAAGATCATTCATTGCTATTGATAATTTTTGTTTTTTTATACAAAAAATAATTGATAATAAAGCTAGTATTTCGGGAGGAATTTATCATGTAGCTGATGATCAGCCAGTAGCTACTAATCAAATAGTAGACATAATAAAAGAAAATAAAGGAATAAAAAGCAAAGATTTTAAAATTCCAAAATGGATTATCTTTACAATTGCGAAATTAGGAGACTATGTTCCTATACCATTAAATTCTCTTCGGTTAAAAAAAATGACATCTACATTATTAGTTTCAAATCAAAAAATTAAAAAAGAATTGAATATAAAGAAATTGCCTATAACAGCTCAAGAAGCTCTTGTGAAAACAATTAAATCATTTAATTAA
- a CDS encoding NAD-dependent epimerase/dehydratase family protein produces MKILITGGAGFIGSNLALKLIDKGYKVTVLDNLSPQIHGEKPEKTSPLYTSIKDKVTFIKGTVTSRLDWEKALTNQEIVVHFAAETGTGQSMYCIEKYTEVNIQGTAIMLDVLANSPAHTVKKVVIASSRSIYGEGKYRHPELGIVYPTQRNEKDMLDGNFEVNFHDGKTLELLATCEESKIHPSSVYGITKQNQEQMIMTVCPTLGIAPVAFRYQNVYGAGQSLSNPYTGILSIFSTQIRNGNGIKIFEDGLESRDFVYIDDVVDATILGIEKEEANGEVFNVGTGVPIDVNAVASTLIKAYMIEVPVTITGNFRLGDIRHNYADLTKINNLLGFRPKVDFTSGIAKFTEWVLQQEINEDKLDSSLNEMRKKGLLK; encoded by the coding sequence ATAGGCAGCAACCTTGCACTGAAACTAATTGATAAAGGATATAAAGTTACAGTTTTAGATAATTTATCACCTCAAATTCACGGTGAAAAACCTGAAAAGACGTCTCCTTTATATACTTCTATTAAAGATAAAGTTACTTTTATTAAAGGTACAGTAACTTCTCGTTTAGATTGGGAAAAAGCATTAACCAATCAAGAGATAGTGGTACATTTTGCTGCTGAAACAGGAACTGGACAATCTATGTATTGTATTGAAAAATATACTGAAGTAAATATACAAGGAACGGCAATTATGCTCGATGTTTTAGCTAATAGTCCAGCACATACCGTAAAAAAGGTTGTTATTGCTTCTTCACGTTCTATATATGGTGAAGGGAAATATAGACATCCAGAGTTGGGTATTGTTTATCCTACACAAAGAAATGAAAAGGACATGCTTGATGGTAATTTTGAAGTTAATTTTCATGATGGAAAAACACTTGAATTGCTAGCTACCTGTGAAGAATCAAAAATTCATCCTTCCTCAGTTTATGGTATTACTAAGCAAAATCAGGAACAAATGATTATGACTGTTTGCCCTACTTTAGGTATTGCTCCAGTAGCTTTTAGATATCAAAATGTATATGGTGCAGGGCAATCTTTATCAAATCCTTATACAGGTATTTTGTCCATCTTTTCAACTCAAATTCGTAATGGTAATGGGATAAAAATTTTTGAAGATGGATTAGAAAGTAGAGACTTTGTTTACATAGACGATGTTGTAGATGCTACCATCTTAGGTATTGAAAAAGAAGAAGCTAATGGAGAGGTTTTTAATGTAGGAACAGGAGTGCCTATAGATGTAAATGCCGTAGCAAGTACTCTAATTAAAGCTTATATGATAGAAGTGCCAGTTACTATTACTGGTAATTTTAGATTAGGAGATATACGTCATAATTATGCCGATTTAACTAAGATTAATAACTTATTAGGATTTAGACCCAAAGTGGATTTTACGAGTGGAATAGCTAAGTTTACAGAGTGGGTTTTGCAACAAGAAATTAACGAAGATAAATTAGATAGTTCCCTTAATGAAATGCGGAAGAAAGGTTTGTTAAAATAA